TCGTTCACGATGTGGAACTTGATGATGCGGCTGAAATCGGCCAGGGATTTGTTCACCGCCTGGCGGTTTTCCTCCATGATCTGGGGTAGTTTGGCTTCCGGGACCTTGTCCTGGTCCAGGGCGTCGAGGTCCGGATAGACCAGGGCGTGCAGCTGGCGGTCGCGTTCCACCACCACGGATTCCAGCACATAGGGCAGATTGTTCACTTTTTGTTCCACCAGCTCGGGATAGATGTTCTCGCCGCTGGGTCCCAGGATCATGTTTTTGCTGCGCCCGCGCAGATAGATGAAGCCGTCCTTGTCCAGGGTGCCGATGTCGCCGGTGTAGAGCCAGCCTCCGCGCAGGGTTTCGGCGGTGGCCTCGGGGTTGTTGTAATAGCCAGAGAAGAGGTTGTCGCCGCTCAGCACCACCTCGCCGGGAATATTGGCGGGATCGCGTGAATCGATCCGGCAGCGCAGCGAATCCACGATCTTGCCGCTGGATTCGAACCGATTGTTGAACCAGCGCGCGTAACTGATCAGCGGTCCGCACTCAGTCATGCCATAGCCAATGGTGAAGGGAAACTGGATCTTTCTCATGAATTGTTCCACTTCGGCGTTCATCGGCGCGCCACCCGCGATCAGTTCCACGATGTTGCCGCCAAAAGCAGTCATCAGCTTGTCCTTGATCTTTTTATAGACCACTTTGTTAAGCAGCGGGATCTTCATCATCACCTTCATCTTTGGCTCTTCGATCACGGGCTGCAGCTGCTTCTTATAAATCTTTTCGATCAGCAGCGGCACCACCAGCACCACCTCCGGTTTCAGGTCCTGCAGCGCGCTCAGCAGCAGTTTTGGTGCCGGGATCTTGTCCAGGAAGTTGATGTGGTTGCCCCGCGTGAAGGGATAGAGCAGGTCGAAGGCGCTGGCGAAGGAATGGGCCAGAGGAAGGAAACACAAAACCTTAGCGCCCACGCTGAAGGTCAGGTTTTCCCGCGCGTAGATCAGGTTCGCCAGCAGCGAACGGTGCGAGAGCATCACGCCCTTCGAAAAGCCCGTGGTGCCGGAGGTGTAGATGATCGAGGCGATGTCCTCGTTGTCGCAGACGTCCGGCCAATGCAGCTGGTCCTTGCCCAGGTTCAGCAGTTCGCGGTTGTCCTCAAGGGGTTTCACCAGCTCCGCGCGCTTGTCCGGCCGGTTGAACAGCAGCCGGAAATCCTCCAGGCAGAAGATGTATTTCACCCGGCGGATCTGGTCTTCCTCGATGCTGTCAAATTTGTCCCTGGCGATGAATAGGATCTCGGCGTCCGAATGGTTCACGATGTGGGCGGTGTCCTCCGGCGAAAAATTGGCCAGGATGGGCACGACGGTGCCGCCGTAGGTGACCGCGGACAGCCAGACCAGCGCCCAGTTCGAGCCGTTCTTGCCGGCCAGGGCGATCTTCGAGCCTTTTTGCAGGCCACACTCTTTATAGAGGCCGTGCAGCCAGGCCATCCGCCTCGCCGCCTCGCCGTAGGTGACGGCCGGCCCAGGATAGTCGGTGACGGCCGGAAGGTCCCAGTAACTCTTGATGGAATCCAACAGGTAGGGTATCAGTTTTTCGGTGATCATAAACTTCTCCAGATCCAAAATTTGGAAAACCTATTGTGAATGAAGTGGCTTTGGCTGTCAAGACTTTTTATCCGGCGGCCCCCCTCGCGGCCACCCAGCAAACCGAAGCGCAGCTATCCAAAGCTGCGAATCTACCGCCTTGGCGAGGCATACAGAATCCGCATGATTGGAATCATGCGCCACCCAGCAAACCGTAGCGCAGCTTTCCAAAGCTGCGAATCTACCGCCCTCTCCCGCTCCGTCATTCCGGGCGGTGAAGCTGGAGTCGAGCGAGTCACGAGCATCGACTCCAGCAGAGCCAGACCCGGAATCCAGACGTTCCGGGTAATGCCCTCAGAGGGTGTCGATACAGACTGCGTCCGGAATGACGCATCGATACTTGTTGGGTTAAGGTTCTTCGGTGATTTTGTCACTCAACCCACTCGGTTTGCAAGAGAGCCAAATGTATTCTCAACCCAGGCTGGCAGAGCGGGAGTTTCCTTCTTCTATCTGATGATCAGCTTTTTAACGGTATTGACCGTGGACGTTCGCAAGCGGTAAACATACATCCCGGCCGGCAGGCTTCGTCCGTCCAGATCGATCTGGTGTTCCCCGGCAGTCAGATCCTGGCGGCCGATCAGTTCTCCACGCAGGTTGTAAATGCTGAGGGTCCCTGTCTCCCCTGCCGCCACCCGGGCTTTCAGGTTGATCAGCCGGTTTTTGCCCGAAGGATTTGGCCAGGCCGCGTACAAGCGGGATTGGCCCTCCGCCGGGGGCGTGGTTTCGTCTTCCACCGCCACCTCGGTTCCCAGCCTGGCGATGAAGATATCAGCGCCGCCACTGCTGGCAAGGGTGGTGGGGCCAAAGCTGGCCGTGCCTGTGAACATCCCCGTCACGCAGCAATTGCCGGCGGCGTCCACGGAGAGGTCGCAGCTCCAGTCAGTGCCGGAACTTCCTGCCTGCCGGGCCCAGAGGAAGTTTCCGGCGGGATCGAGCGCGCAGGCGAAGATGTCGGTTGCCCCGTTGCTGGTAAGAGTGATGGGGCCAAAATCGGCGCTGACCTGAAACGCCCCCGTCACACAGCAGTTGCCGGCGCCGTCCACGGCGATGTCGCCATAAAACAGCGAGTAGCTGGTCCAGCCGGCCTGTCTGGCCCACCCGAAATTCCCGCTGGGATCCAGCTTGCAGACAAAGTTGTTCATCCCGGTCCCGCTGGTCAGAGTGGTGTCTCCAAAGCTGGCGGAGCCCTGGAAAACTCCCGTGACATAGCTGTTGCCGGCAGCGTCCGCGGCGATGCCGCAACCCGCGGTAACGCTAAATTCTCCTCCGGCTTGCCTGGCCCACAGGAAGTTTCCCTCCGCGTCCAATTTGCAGACGAACAGATCGCTATATTCCCCCTCACTGGTAAGGGTGACGGGGCCAAAATCGGCTGAGTGGCTGAACCCCCCGGTCAGAAGGCAGTTGCCGGCGTTGTCCACGGAAAGGTCATTTCCCATGTCAGAGTCACATCCCCCGGCCCGCCTGGCCCAGATGAAATTGCCATCAACATCCAGTCTGGCGAGGAAGGCGTCCTCATAGCCCTGGGAGACTAAAGTGGTTGAGCCAAAGGTGGCCGAGCCGCTGAACAAACCGGCAATGTAGCAGTTGCCCGCGCTGTCCAGGGCGATGGACATGCCCATGGTATCATCAAAACCTCCGGCCCGGCTGGCCCAAAGGAAGTTTCCACCCGCGTCCAGCTTGCAGACGAAGGCGTCCTTTTCTCCGCTGGCAGTTAGCTCTATGTCGCCGAACTGGGCGGTGCCGGCAAAATCCCCCGTCAGGAAGACGCTTCCAGACGCGTCAACAACTATGGATCTGCCGCCGTCGAAACCAGGGCCTCCGGCTTGCCTGGTCCAGCGGAAATTGCCACCGGTATCCAGCTTGGAGACGTAAACATCGCCATCGCCCAGGCTGCTGAGGATGGTTCCTCCAAAGCCGGCTGATTCTCGGAAGAAGCCAGTCACATACAGGTTGCCGGCATTGTCCGCGGCGATGCCCAGGCCATAGTCATAGCCCTCTCCCCCCGCGCGCTCTGCCCACTGCCATTCTGGCACTGTCTGCGCGCCCAGGCTGGCCAGGGCGGAAACCAGGATAAAGCAGAGCGAAAGCGCTGCCATTCTATTCATTTCTTACTCCAGAAGGTTACTGGCTTCATAACGCGCCAAGCTTTGCCAGACCCGCAAATATAGTCAAGGGAAAAACGCCTTTTACCCACCCTCGCCCCAAGCATCAATACGGTATCAATACGGAATCAATACGGATTTCATCCGTAATGATTCCGTATTGATACCGTATTGATGCTTGGGGCGAGGCCGGAAATCTACTCGTATCTGAGGGCGTCGATGAGGTTCAGGTTCGCGGCTTTGCGGGCGGGATACCAGCCGAAGAAAACGCCGATCAGGCAGGAAAAGCCTACGGAGAGGAAGATCGACCAGGGGGTCACCACGATGCTCCAGCCCATGGTTTTGCCCAGGATCACGGCCAGGCCCCAGCCCAGGGCGATGCCGATGAGCCCGCCGAGGATGCTGATGGTGATGGCTTCGATGATGAACTGCAGCAGGACGTCGCGTTTTCCGGCGCCCACGGCCATGCGGATGCCGATCTCCTTGATCCTTTCGGTCACCGAGACCAGCATGATGTTCATGATGCCGATCCCGCCCACGAGCAGCGAGATCCCGGCGATGCTGGCCAGAAGCACGGTCATGGTGTTCGAAACGCTGCTGGCGGCCTCGGCCACGTCGGTTTGCGAGCTCACCATGAAATCGGCGGCGGTGGTGCCGCTGTGGCGGCCCTGCATGAGGTTCGAGATATCTTCCTGAACGATGGGAATGCGTTCCTGCGAAACGGCTGAAACGATGATGGTGAGAAAACGCCAGCGCGCTCCGATGAGGCGGGTGGAGGTGGTGGAATGGGGCGCGAGGACGATGTCGTCCTGATCGTTGCCCGAGGTGCTCTGGCCCTTTGATCTGAGCACGCCTTTCACCGTGAAGGGGATGTTGCGGATGCGCATGATCTTGCCCACGGGATCCTCGCCCACAAAAAGGTTGTCCGCCACGGTCTTGCCCAGCACGCAGACTTTGGCGCCGTTCTCCACCTCGGAGGGGTAGAAAAAGTCGCCCGATTCCATCTGCATGTCGCGGATGAGGAAATAATCCACATCGACACCCATGATGCGGCCGCGCCAGTTGTTGCTGCCGAATTTGAGTTGGCCCCAGGTGTTGTAAACCGGCGAAGCGTAGAGCACGCCGTCAACTTGGTTCCGGATGGCGTCCACGTCACCTTCCTCGAGGGTGTTGCCGGAGCCGGCAGCCTGGCGCGCGGTGCTTTGGGTGTTGGTGAAATTGGACATCACGGAGATCACGTTCGTGCCCATGGTGCTGATCTGATCGTCCACCACCTTTTTGGCGCCTTGGCCGATGGCGATCATGGTGATCACGGCGGCCACGCCGATGATGATGCCCAGCATGGTGAGAAAAGTGCGGGTCTTGTTGCGG
The sequence above is drawn from the Candidatus Cloacimonadota bacterium genome and encodes:
- a CDS encoding AMP-binding protein produces the protein MITEKLIPYLLDSIKSYWDLPAVTDYPGPAVTYGEAARRMAWLHGLYKECGLQKGSKIALAGKNGSNWALVWLSAVTYGGTVVPILANFSPEDTAHIVNHSDAEILFIARDKFDSIEEDQIRRVKYIFCLEDFRLLFNRPDKRAELVKPLEDNRELLNLGKDQLHWPDVCDNEDIASIIYTSGTTGFSKGVMLSHRSLLANLIYARENLTFSVGAKVLCFLPLAHSFASAFDLLYPFTRGNHINFLDKIPAPKLLLSALQDLKPEVVLVVPLLIEKIYKKQLQPVIEEPKMKVMMKIPLLNKVVYKKIKDKLMTAFGGNIVELIAGGAPMNAEVEQFMRKIQFPFTIGYGMTECGPLISYARWFNNRFESSGKIVDSLRCRIDSRDPANIPGEVVLSGDNLFSGYYNNPEATAETLRGGWLYTGDIGTLDKDGFIYLRGRSKNMILGPSGENIYPELVEQKVNNLPYVLESVVVERDRQLHALVYPDLDALDQDKVPEAKLPQIMEENRQAVNKSLADFSRIIKFHIVNEAFQKTPTQKIKRYLYR
- a CDS encoding ABC transporter permease, translating into MSVFGILRIALKSLTRNKTRTFLTMLGIIIGVAAVITMIAIGQGAKKVVDDQISTMGTNVISVMSNFTNTQSTARQAAGSGNTLEEGDVDAIRNQVDGVLYASPVYNTWGQLKFGSNNWRGRIMGVDVDYFLIRDMQMESGDFFYPSEVENGAKVCVLGKTVADNLFVGEDPVGKIMRIRNIPFTVKGVLRSKGQSTSGNDQDDIVLAPHSTTSTRLIGARWRFLTIIVSAVSQERIPIVQEDISNLMQGRHSGTTAADFMVSSQTDVAEAASSVSNTMTVLLASIAGISLLVGGIGIMNIMLVSVTERIKEIGIRMAVGAGKRDVLLQFIIEAITISILGGLIGIALGWGLAVILGKTMGWSIVVTPWSIFLSVGFSCLIGVFFGWYPARKAANLNLIDALRYE
- a CDS encoding SBBP repeat-containing protein — protein: MNRMAALSLCFILVSALASLGAQTVPEWQWAERAGGEGYDYGLGIAADNAGNLYVTGFFRESAGFGGTILSSLGDGDVYVSKLDTGGNFRWTRQAGGPGFDGGRSIVVDASGSVFLTGDFAGTAQFGDIELTASGEKDAFVCKLDAGGNFLWASRAGGFDDTMGMSIALDSAGNCYIAGLFSGSATFGSTTLVSQGYEDAFLARLDVDGNFIWARRAGGCDSDMGNDLSVDNAGNCLLTGGFSHSADFGPVTLTSEGEYSDLFVCKLDAEGNFLWARQAGGEFSVTAGCGIAADAAGNSYVTGVFQGSASFGDTTLTSGTGMNNFVCKLDPSGNFGWARQAGWTSYSLFYGDIAVDGAGNCCVTGAFQVSADFGPITLTSNGATDIFACALDPAGNFLWARQAGSSGTDWSCDLSVDAAGNCCVTGMFTGTASFGPTTLASSGGADIFIARLGTEVAVEDETTPPAEGQSRLYAAWPNPSGKNRLINLKARVAAGETGTLSIYNLRGELIGRQDLTAGEHQIDLDGRSLPAGMYVYRLRTSTVNTVKKLIIR